The following DNA comes from Sparus aurata chromosome 3, fSpaAur1.1, whole genome shotgun sequence.
CCCAGTATTCAGGGTTGTACTGGGTAACGCTCTTTGACAACTTTGCTGGATCTATTCCCCTTCTGACCATTGGATTTTTTGAGATGATAGCTGTTGTTTACATCTACGGTATAGACAGGTTTGTGCTTAGTTAAACTATTTTTGCATCACATTGTCCttgttgttctgtgtttgcTGTACATCTTGATATCTGATAAAATTACCACCCCTTAAATAATTTAAATCCTTCTTTGTGGTAGGTTCAATGACGACTTGAAGTTCATGGTGGGACATAAGCCATCCATCTTCTGGCAGGTTACATGGAGGTTCATCAGTCCACTAATCGTTCTGGTTATTTTAGTTTTCTACCTGGTGACACAAGCCCAAAAGGAGCTCGCCTACTTAGTCTGGGATCCCAACTCTGTAAGCACACAAGCTCTGAGATCAGCTAATACCATCCTTTGCATCACTGGATATGTTGCCCTTTATGGTATCTTATTgcaaaattaacaaaatgacATGCTAAACATTTTTAGATGAATGATGGTCCTCTGTGATATTTAATGAGGAACATATTACAGTAGTTAACCATACTTTAGCACATTTTGTATAGCACTCGCATACCAAATGCACTTACTATACTTTTTTGTGGTTAACAGGAGGTGTTCCCGTCTCTGGCATCAGTACCGTACCCTTCATGGATCAACGCGGTTGTCTTTTTGTTGGCAGGAATCCCCAGTCTGGCAGTCCCCCTGTATGCGTTATGTAGGctggtgtttgtttgctttaaaaaataGCATCCAATCAATAATACATGTgtcaaaaactgtttaaagataTACTGTGTGACATTTCCACATTAAATTGTCAAAAAAATAATTGGTGTGTACTTACatcattaaaacagtttttaacaATGTTCAGACTAAGAGAACTCTACAATAACCTGCTTTCACAGCCAACCAGTGTGGtcgtttttctgatgaggatgagCTGGTTGATGCTATATCCATATATGTTATATCATTTGATCCTAAACCTTCTGTTTAATTTAACATGtaaatcattttaattcatCAGATTATCTTCCCTAATTAGAAggtttgaattgaattgtatTGTTTATTCCTTGTTATCTCTGTGTGTTATTTCCTTCTCTTTGATGTTGTTAAGGTAAATATGGTTCAGTGATCTCTTGAGTATAGATAAAGGTCGAATGAATACGTTTGAATAGACTTAATGACATTATGGCGGCAGAAGGTCCAAAGTGTTCGCTGGCCAATCTGGACTGCCCCAATAAAGTTAATGACCATTGTCTTATTTCCGCACTTACAATGCACACAGTACGCCTTCACTTTGACTCCCAAGAACGATAGTGTAACATCTGTACTTCAGTTGGGTTGCCATGAGATTTTTAATTCCTAACCCGGGACTGGATGAGAGGATCCCTTCCTATAAGGATCTGGAGagggtggagaaggaggaggccGGGGAGAGGCCCAAGTGGGACAACAAAGCCCAGTACATCTTAACCTGTGTGGGCTTCTGCATTGGGATCAGCAACATATGGCGATTCCCTTACTTGTGTCAAAGTCATGGAGGAGGTAAGCTCAGATGAAACGTTGTTGAAGGGTGTGTGACAAATTCAAGTGTGATGGAGGTATGCTGGGGTGACTGGAGGGACGTTTTGCAGTGCAGAATGAGTAGGGATTTAAACTATAGACTTAAATAACTCATTCATTCCTGTGTGTGCCCAGATACAAATGGTTAAGGGATATCTTATGGTTAATCTTTCTACTACTACACGCCTGAGCAAGAGCACTTCGCTcatctacatcagctggccgaCTGATAGCCCCATCGGTGAGAGAACAAACAAAGCCTGCTCAGTGAAGTcgcgactcttctctgttttggcacctcagtggttGAACGAACTCCCGACTAATGTCAGGACAGCggaatcactctccatcttctgcaaaagactcaagactcatttgttcagacttcacctcgacccccGCATAGCATCAGATCATCAGATCAGagggcttgacaattgtttctatatttcttttaCTCCATCAACGGTGATATGTCGTGGTtactctcttgtgacaaatgtacttattgtaagttgctttggacaagagcatctgctaaatgtaatgtaaatgtaaatgtactgcGTTAATGTCATGGATGACAATAATAGGAAAGGGGCCCATGTGTTTGTTGACACTGTAAGAGGTTGTACAATAAAACCCTTTTATGGACTACGGCTGATAGGAGGTGTTTGTTTATCAACTTGGATGTTGACATGGACGCCATTTAGAAACAGGAAACTGTAATACAGCCGGAATATATATGTGATGAGCGAAGAAAGTGGCTTAATGTTTAGGATCAAAGCAAGCCTGTTTGCTCACAATACCAGAAACTTGGACCTCAAATAAGTTGGAATGGCTTGGAAATCATACAGATTAGCACACAGTACAATATTAGCCTGAATTAAGTTTAAGGGGAAACTTTATACACTTAGAGGCCTAGCAACAATGTCCCAGGTAAAAGGAAATTGTGGGGGGTGGAGagttttattcaaacaaatcaataataataacaataacaacaacgaTAATATTCTCATGGGGCAGTATTAATATTATACATCCACACTTCATTTGCCTGTTAAAGCATTTTCATATTTGGGATGCTGGAAAACCCTATGATTGTGTTTATTACAACAATAAAAGTGCATAATTGTACTTTTTCCAGGTGCCTTTATGATTCCCTACTTGATCCTGCTGGTGTTGGAAGGaatgcctctgctgctgctggagtttGCCATCGGCCAGCGTCTCAGGAAGGGCAGTGTGGGAGTGTGGAAAGCCATCCACCCTaatctgaaaggcattggtaagcacaacagcaacaaaaacctGTTAATGGATATCTGGCAAATTGACAcattgtttgcttgtttgaGTTAATTCTACCACATAAATTGGTTGAACATTCCAAGCAAATGTAGGTTTATATTGTATTGTGttatgtacaaaataaaataaaacgtgCCACTGCTTATACGTTTTAGTGTAACTGCATTAACATAACATGGTGGATTTTATAAATGCCAAATTGATGATAACATTATAGTTTCGTGAAGTCTACAGTTTATGTTCAGGTAACATGAGCTTATCTCAGCATGGACCAAAAGTTAGTCTGCAACATAACATTGACTGACTTCATACTTACCATGAGTTTTCactaatttgtttaattttacaaACCTTACGTTTCAAGCACAAGGACTATGCACTGTTTCTTGAATAGGTAACGAAGCCAATAAGAGGAGCCATACAAAGTTGGCATAGTGTGGATGAGTAGATACTGGAATATAGAGGAGGGTCAATGTTGTCTGCAATTTTGCAAACTGTCACTAATGCtaaacacacagctgtttacACAGAACTACTCAACCTTGAACCCAAATATGGCTAAACTGGCTCAATCCTTGGGTGGATAAAATAATCcagtttgtgtatttaaagTGTGATATCAGTTAATTATTCTGTCCTACACAGGTATAGCCTCCATGCTGGTGTGcttttttattgtaatttacTACAATGCCATAATGGCCTGGATCATTTGGTATCTCTTCAACTCCTTTCAAAACCCGCTGCCTTGGGCCCAGTGTCCTCTCAATGACAATGGCACAGGTATTTGAATATACACAATGAGAAACTCAAGCATATTTAGCAACCAAACTCATGATTAAAACATTTGCTTACCACTGTTTCTTGGGTGGCAGGATTTATACCAGAGTGTCAACAGAGCTCCACTATGGATTACTACTATTACAGAGtgactctgaatgcttcagcctCTATAGCCGACTCTGGAGGAATCCACTGGCCCATGGTCGTCTGCCTGCTAGCTGCCTGGACAATCCTCTGCATCTGCTATGCACGGGGGATCAGCACTTCAGGCAAGGTCTGTTGAACCGTTTGTAAGACTATGGCCTAAGTATATCCTAAATTCTTACAAttatttaagacattttttttcatgtcatgacCTCAGGCAGTGTACGTCACAACTAGTCTGCCTTACATCGTGCTGGCCATCTTCCTGATCCGAGGACTGACTCTTAAAGGCGCGCTGAGTGGAATTAAGTTCCTCTTTACACCAGATGTATGTTTTTAAATCTCTTccgtttaaataaaaaataaaaattacttTTCTCATAGCTCAAAGACACACCATATGCCTTGACTCTTATAGTTGGATGAGCTGACAAAACCAACTACTTGGCTGAATGCAGGTGCCCATGTTTTCTTTGCACTTGGTGTGGGATGGGGGGGTCTCATCTCTTTCTCCAGCTACAACCCTGTCCAGTAAGTGTAGTTAAAGTATCATTTTTCTCACATTGATTGGAAAAGAAGATTCTAGCCATTTTCAGACACAAAGTCAAAGTGTGTCTCGTGTCTTTTGCTGACTTCTTTTCCAAAGCAACAACTGCGTGCAAGATGCTGTGATCCTGACCATTGTAACCGGCCTCACCTCAATCTATGCTGCCGCAGTCACCTACACCGTCATTGGCTTCAGGGCCACAGACAGATATGACAACTGTATCAGCGAGTGAGTACAGttcattttgaatttatgaAGAAATTAaatggaccttttttttttttaagaaaaaaaaaacagttcttaAAAATGAAAGCAAACATTCTCCATCTATAACTTAAACTCATATGGTCTATGTGTAgcttaatccttttttttttcatgtctatCTCAATACATCACTCATGCTCGCAATTTCAATAGGTTATTTGTTACTGGTGTCATTCTTCCTGGCCCAGGAAGAGTATTGGGAGAGTATTTACCAAAGTAAGCTTTGACTGTGCTACCAG
Coding sequences within:
- the LOC115579117 gene encoding sodium-dependent neutral amino acid transporter B(0)AT1-like isoform X1, with the protein product MRFLIPNPGLDERIPSYKDLERVEKEEAGERPKWDNKAQYILTCVGFCIGISNIWRFPYLCQSHGGGAFMIPYLILLVLEGMPLLLLEFAIGQRLRKGSVGVWKAIHPNLKGIGIASMLVCFFIVIYYNAIMAWIIWYLFNSFQNPLPWAQCPLNDNGTGFIPECQQSSTMDYYYYRVTLNASASIADSGGIHWPMVVCLLAAWTILCICYARGISTSGKAVYVTTSLPYIVLAIFLIRGLTLKGALSGIKFLFTPDLDELTKPTTWLNAGAHVFFALGVGWGGLISFSSYNPVHNNCVQDAVILTIVTGLTSIYAAAVTYTVIGFRATDRYDNCISDNIVTLLNAFDLPEDSIAVSNYEAALHHYNISRPDIILGLDLRTCDMHKLLSEGVEGTGLAFVVFTEAITKMPGSLIWAVLFFFMFFCLGLSSQFGTIEGVVVPLKDLNVFPKNWPNEAVTGVTCFVAFIVSLLFAQQSGMYWVTLFDSFAGSVPLLTIGLIEIIAIVFIYGIDRLNEDLEFITGHKPSIFWKISWMFISPVAIAFILVFYLVTQAQEELTYLVWDPNSVEFPSMATVPYPSWVNAVIFVLAGTPSLLVPLYMLCRLVFVHCKDKIASRKLMSQIA
- the LOC115579117 gene encoding sodium-dependent neutral amino acid transporter B(0)AT1-like isoform X2, yielding MRFLIPNPGLDERIPSYKDLERVEKEEAGERPKWDNKAQYILTCVGFCIGISNIWRFPYLCQSHGGGAFMIPYLILLVLEGMPLLLLEFAIGQRLRKGSVGVWKAIHPNLKGIGIASMLVCFFIVIYYNAIMAWIIWYLFNSFQNPLPWAQCPLNDNGTGFIPECQQSSTMDYYYYRVTLNASASIADSGGIHWPMVVCLLAAWTILCICYARGISTSGKAVYVTTSLPYIVLAIFLIRGLTLKGALSGIKFLFTPDLDELTKPTTWLNAGAHVFFALGVGWGGLISFSSYNPVHNNCVQDAVILTIVTGLTSIYAAAVTYTVIGFRATDRYDNCISDNIVTLLNAFDLPEDSIAVSNYEAALHHYNISRPDIILGLDLRTCDMHKLLSEGVEGTGLAFVVFTEAITKMPGSLIWAVLFFFMFFCLGLSSQFGTIEGVVVPLKDLNVFPKNWPNEAVTGVTCFVAFIVSLLFAQQSGMYWAQ